agcgtgggtaggggtttttgtagggaaacaacaatggttcaagggaggaGACTAGGTTTGTTTATGGgcaaactgatggctcaagggagtataccaaagttgttttgttcaggctagtcCAGTGGTTTTTAAAGTTCGGgttgcaacccagtactgggtcatggaaCGCCAGTAAAAACTAATAGTAAAACTAGTAGTCCCtacccagaagcggccagcagcaggtccagctcataggctccgcccccacctcgagcaccagctccacactcacaacaatgggagctgggagggtgcctgtgggcaagagaTGCGCGGAGCTGCTtgcacacctctgcctaggagctggacctgctggtcacttctggggtgcagcacagttcgcagtgccaggacaggtgggaagcctgcctctgcaccccggctgcactgctgcccaggagctgccagaggtaagcccgcgccccacaccccaatcccctgccccagccctgagccccccccaaaccaagagccccttcctgcaccccaatgccctcatccccggtcccaccccagagcctgcactcctagcccagagccctgcccccctcccacaccactgccccttgccccagccctgagccccctcccataccccaacccctcatccccagctccactgggtcTCAGGCATCAaccattttcttcaactgggtcaccagaaaaaaagtttgaaaaccactgggctagacaatgggagctgatcattcctgACTATAGGtggtgttccttggagggagctcacagtgCAATTAGGCAGCtgcagtattttggataccaataaaggatttattactagaattggtctgataactactgagctgggtgtgtacaggcgtgggttcattaccatctggagcagagatcccccatgatgcagtgcttccctgcttttctggacccagagttccatgcggttcttgccttggaatctctgttctccattctgtatgctaatggagatgcctccctgtcccatcttcgatgcaaatgaggctaggggagtttccttaatcctgtcatccTTATCCCAGgagtttaggtgtgtctcccactgccttttcattgctttttgtaagtctttcttctgactggttttggttcaagcagaggctgcggggagagggggtcctttgtgagtcagacaggctgggtactgcgccctggtttcccaagaacacagagctaacAGGGGTGGTATGTGAGGCAAGGGAAGAGATGTCTTGAACTTTCATGACTGCTTGCACTGGGGTGAGAAATGGACTATGTGGTTCCGATTTGTGTTATGTACTGCATTGCACAAAGGCTTTTATAACAAACTAACCCAGAGGCTGGTATTACAGTGTCAAGAGAGCCTGAAGTGAAGTTATTGGGTTAGCTgagagggaaaactgaggcaggcacaATTGTAGTGCCACAGCTGGcctcaggagggtgctccaggcaggATTGCCTTATGACTGTATCATACGTTGATAGGGTAACTGTCAGCCATCCCATCTGCCCGTGCTCCTAGCCATCACTCATTGGCTGATTCTTCTAGGACCTGACTCAAAGTCCATTGACGTCAATTGAAAGTCTCTCATTAATTTCGGTGGGCTTTGAATCGGGCATCACAAGACAGGTTGGTCTTGAGGAAGCATTTCAAGGAGGAGAACATATTTTTCATGTGCCaacctgtagcagggtggttacctgctccatccctgacagggttaaaaccagccctgggagagggctgggagaacagcccaggctgagtgggaagcaggctcagctggggccacgccccaatcagggcccagctggccctataaaggcttgagccaggcaCTCAAgcaaacagtctctctctagttgtagagggagatgggcctggctgtagggagctagagacagggtacctgagtggagcagggctggggaaaggcagaggaactGGAGAGCTcaagcctggaaagccccaggctgcagcctagcataaggcaaataggtactgggggttgcaggggggcagcccaggggtaggcaaaggcagcaggtccaaacccaaccttgctggtgatgagtaggctgatactgcaatCTGCCCAGGACGTGGGAGctggatgatgactggcagtagctatATGCTGAGGCAAGGtagggatagggggtggggttcccctgggtggggagaccctgagactgaagagtactgccagaggggcagcaccccagagaaaagggcactggggccctgggagggacacaggggcccaGCAGTAGCGGGCATGGCCTGCAGAGAccgctccaatggctggagagctaattccctgagacgaccagcaggaggcgctgcaggggtgagtccacgctGCTACACAACCGCAGGCCAAAAGAAAACCAAACTTTGGCTTCTGCTTCTATTTAATTAGCCCCACGTCCCTAGCCAGCCCAACTAGTAAATGACCTGATAGTTTGTCCTTGCATCTCACTAACCTTATTTCTACTTGGGTTTAGTCTCTGGTTCCTGGCTTTCAGATGGCCTTCTGGCAGGAGAAGCGTGAGGGCCCCCAACCATGTCTTATCCATCGACTGGATCACCTGGTGCTGACTGTGAAGAGCATTGAGGACACCGTAGGCTTTTATTCCAAAGTCTTGGGTATGGAAGTAGTCACTTTCAAGGTAATCTGAGGGGCAAGATAGAGTTGGGATATTCTGAGTTCTAGTCCTGCTTCTGCCATTGACTTACTGTGTCACCGTGAGCAAGGCATCTCTATTTTCCCTATCTGTAGAGTGAAGACTTTAGGAACTGTCAGCCCATGGCACGTCTGACtaagtgtcctgtctctgacataaGTCAGCAGCAGCTTTGTCAGGCAGGTACAGAAGACCCTACAGCAGGAAATAATGGAAGAACCTAcctctagagcagaggttctcaaacttctcaTATTGCATATCCCCTTCCAGCTGCCCACATACCCCTATCCTCCTCCTCACTGATGCTTTGAGTGTTCTTGTTTAACACTACCTGTCTTTAGCCATCTCTCTATTGGACTGTTACATACAGATATAGTTATAGTGCGATGTAcacaacttgaaaaaaaaaaacctgactaagttctgagctcagttagacCAGACAGTTGCTGGGCAACTGAACCCATGCTGTACAGTgattggaggtgagggctctgtacCTCAGCATCTCTGTGTATCTGTGTTCTCATTGGTacatcttgaagtaaattaactacCGTATTTTACATAACAAATTCCCACAGAGTTTTAAAGCTTTGTCTGAGTAGCCTGTTATGagaatgcaataaataaaataatgaataaataaaatccaccattaCACAATTTCTCCCACGTATCCTCCCACCCCCGAGATGTCTCTCATGCCCCCAGGGGGATGCATACCACAGTTTGGGAAGCCctgttttaaaggaagcttcCTCCTGACCCCCAATAGCCAGAGTTCAGAACCTATGCTTTGAAGCAGAATAGCTTATACACCAGAGGCCCCTAAGCCCCTTACTTCTTGAGTTGCTTGACATTTTTGGAATTTTGACAGACACACGGAACaaaaaaactgacattttcacaaTTCCCCCCTGCCCATTTCCCAGTTCTAGAGCAGCTTGCACTGCTTTGAAGTTAAACATTTCAGCAAAGTTTCAAATTTGGACCAAAAACTGAaatccatttttgtttgtttaaattcactttttaaaaaaaaaaaactgcttgacCTCATAGAGCCAGTGGGAGGGCTGGTTAGTTCCTGGGTGACATTTCCAAAGACACATGTAGCAGCAGCTAGGCATCAAACGTCATTTGGGTCTTTGaaattctccttctcctcccatgTCTGTAAAGCTATAGCAATGCTAAGACCTCACTCCTGTGTCCCTTGTTGTGCTATGGAACAGAAGTTCCACTTGCTTTCCACTAGGGGGTGACATTGAGTACAGAAATGGACCACACCTCCTACCTGTCAAAGAGATTTCTCCTGTTCTCTCAGAGCAGTATCCCTGGTGCTATGAACAGGTGGCTCACTCCCCAGCCCAGGGTTTCCCTTGCAGTCCTGGCGTTCAGCACAGTGGGTCTCTGTTTGACAGTACATTGatcctttccttcccttcccttggtGACAGGGCAACCGGAAAGCGCTACGTTTCGGGAACCAAAAGTTTAACCTCCACgaggctgggaaggagtttgAACCCAAGGCTCGCAGACCAGTTCCTGGTTCCATAGATGTCTGCTTGATCACAGACACCTCGCTAGACCAGCTAGTGGGACACCTGAAGGTTGGGAAAACTGTGTTTCACACAAGTAGCCACATGTCTTATGGGATGCTACCATAGGCCTGATGTGAATGAATAAACCCaggggtgtgtgagagagtaATGGGGCTAGCAAACTTCCCTGTCATGTTGGAGACCTGGTGCCCATTTCAGCTTGtgcttacagcagtgtaaatcaggagtaattccactcaGGTCAAGGGGGTTGTAAGGAAGAGGAGAACCAGACGCCTGGATTTCAGTGTGTGAACGTGAATCTCCTGGCTTTGTATTGCTCTGTATCACAAAACCTCCCCCTTTGGGATACATTTGAAAATCTCTGTATAACAGGTTCAGCACTGGGGTAGCAGGGGGTTTGGGGGCAAGGTCTATggggcaggattgaggggcatcgtCATAACTGTGTGTGGGaaccccaggactggaatagcagatgGGGCTGCAGGTCAGCAGCAGAGACATGCCTGGGAAACCCTGGACTGGAATAGCTGAGGGAGGTGTGAGACAGAATTGAAGGGCATCTGCAGAGCTGTGATGAAGGGAGACTAAGGGCAGGACTGGAATAGTAGTGCACGTTTCAGATCAGGGATGAGGTAAGGTGGCAGAGGCATACAGAACCCCCAGTCCTGGGACAGCAGAGTCCAGTACCTGCCAAAATATTACTCGCCAATGTTGTTTCTCTTGCCTTCAGAACACAAAACCCATCACCTACTAATCTATGTAATTGGCCCCTTCCTTCTGTCCATACACCATATGTTCAGCCCCATCCACCCACAATGTTTTGCAGTCCAACCTAGCTCAGTTGTGTCTCTTTATCTTCTCTGCTAGACAGCACAAGGAAGTCATAAGGAACAAGGATCCACATCAGCAGTGCTATGCTGTATGGATCACTGTCAGGGGCAATTGACAGCCTAGCTAGTTGTGCAGGTCTGCAGAGCATTTGCCaccggggctggctccaggcaccagttcagcaagcaggtgcttggggcagccaaggggcaggggcggcacgtcgggctcttcaggggcaattctgcagcgggtccctaggtccctctcagagggaaggacctgccgccgaagaagaaagtgatGTGGTGGAGatgccgccgatcgcaatcgcagcttttttttatttattttattgtttttgccgcttggggcggcaaaaaccctggagccagccctgtttgccACTGGACCCTTAATGAAGAGAATCTCTTGAGTTCAAAGTCCATGGAAGTCACTCAGAGTAGCGAGCACATGAGTGTTCAATAAGATGaatttagatcaggggttggcaacctttcagaagtggtgtgcccagtcttcatttattcacttactctgatttaaggttttgtgtgccagtaatacattttaatgtttttagaaggtctctttctataaatctataactaaattattgttgtatgtaaaggaaataaggtttttaaaatgtttaagaagtttcatttaaaattaaattaaagtgcagagccccccggactggtggccaggacccgggcagtgtgagtgccactgaaaatcagctcatgtgcccccttttggcacgtgtgccataggttgtctaccccgaTTTAGATGTTCTCAAGAAAGACACCATAGGGAACTGGAGATTGGGAGATTTCAGATTTTCTTACTATCCTCCGTGAGATCTCACCCAGCCATCCGCCTGGGAAATCCAAGACCTCCCCTCCCAATTCTAAGCAGTATGGGTCACATGGGGAGGGGCAGTTATACCTGTGCCTTCTTGAAGGTCTATTTCATTACCTGTGTGACTCTCTGCTTCCTACACCCACACCCCTTACCCATGGACAGATAAACCCAGGGACTTGGCAGATTAAGGGGTTAATGCAATAATAGCCTTAGCTCTGGAGACCTGTATTCAAAGCCTGGCTTAGCTCACCAGTAAACCTGAATCTATTGGTTGTGTCCTGTTCCCCTTTCTAGTGCTGAATGGTGAACAGCTTTTCTGCCAGGAGGTGCAGCCATCGAGTGCCACAGGCTGGGATCACAGGGTTCAAGAGCGGCTAGGGCCCTGCTTGGCAACACCTAGTGCTCTTCTAGGTCCTCTTCACCATCTGCCCCTCTCCTGGGGAAAGGCACAGCAACACTGTTAAATCAGAACAACCGTGGCCAGAGAGGTGCTTGGACAATGGTTCCACCATCTGCCTGGGGGGGGACTGGGGACAAGCCCCTTAGAAAACCATTGTTAATGCTGAAAACCAAACCTACTTTCCCTCTCCTTCCAGGCCTGTGGTGTGACTATTGAAGAAGGCCCAGTGCCCAGAACCGGTGCCATTGGTCCAATCACATCCATCTACTTCCGAGACCCCGATGAAAACCTGATTGAGGTTTCCAACTACAGCACTGATTTGGCTGTCGACAGAGTGAAGCATTAGCCACAATCCTCTTTCCACCACCCCCTAATCTTCTCAACCCTAGAGGCAAACAAAGGGAGGCTGTGATTTTTCTTTGTTCATTTGCAATGCAGTGTAGGATGGGGTTTGGGTGTTGCAAACTGAGAACACATCAGTTTGTGTCCATGTCCATTCTGCCAGGCTCCTGATATAGCGGGACATATCaggcctcatcctcaaaggaaacctgcacaacacattcaaaagatgagctagggctgggagcttaaattcataagtctgctagacactaaaaatcaggggctgaacagagacactggatttatggcttattacaacaatctgctaCCCActaactctcccctcccccaacccgctttttgtcctatgactgcagaggtgttaactctACCTTGAAAGGTCCCGTGCAATATATGCtatctacttatgctaaacaatctgttccaccgtTCATTTTGCTGTGACTccgggagtacctttcccagccctgaagagctcTTGGTGGCTCGGCAGCCTCTCTCCCACCAATAGAAGTTTTCctagctgggcagctggagagtggtggctgctggccgggagcccagctctgaaagcagagctgccaccagcagcaacacagaagtaaggatggcatggtatcatattgccacccatacttctgcctgcagagcagggccctcagtcagccactctccagctgcccagctctgaaggcagcagcgccgggggatgacatggtatggtattgccacccctaCTTCTGCGCAACTGCTGGCGGGACACCATcttcagaactgggcacctggccaacaggcgccgctctccagccacccggctctgaaggcagtgcagaagtaagggtggcaataccctgactccccctcccccacccccaaataactTTGTAACtcccctgcaattcccttttggctcaggaccccaatttgagaaatgctggtctcccctgtgaaatctgtacagtgtagggtaaaagcgcataaaagaccagatttcaccgaGGAGAGCGGATTCCATGGTCTGTGATACAGTTTTCATGaccatgaatttagtagggccctaatAATAAGGGCAAGTGTGTAGGAAAATCAAGTATGAATCAACCACTAGATGGCAGCATTGCTTAATGTGGTCTCTGAAAGTGACAGTAGCTGCTGAGATTGCTGGAGACCAGAACCAGCCCATCAAAGGAAattatatagggccagatcctctacTGGTGTAATTTGGTGTAGCTCCAAAGCAAGATCTGGCCCATTAACTGGTCTGCATGGCTCAGGatatgggctggatggacccagGATATGGAGCTTTTCAGCGTGGTCACTTGTTCACTTCATCACATTATTGAATGCTGCTTGGTGTATATCAAATGCTTTGGTGGATCTCCGATCTGTTCCCTGCAGATGGGAGAGACTGCACAGAAAGTGTCCCTGAGACCGCAAACGCTTACTTCCTGCTGCTCAAATCCCCGCAAGGCAACAGAATCCCTGCCCGGAGGAGATTGCAGTGGCACATGGCAGCACAGAGATTGCATGCCAGATAGCCCTGGTGGGGAGACCAGGTTTCAAGGGCTAAGTGGCTGAGTTGATTGATATGTAGAGGCAtaaaggagaagggggaggggaagggtaggTGAAGAATGGAAAGGAGGCTGTTTGCTCTAAGCAGAGCAGgctctatttaaaataaaaaggtgtgGCATTGATAGCAGGGAAAGGAAGACCTGAGGATTGGGAAGAGCACAGAGAATGAAAgcaggtgttggggggggggaggaggaggaggatataaACAAGGTCTCCAAGGACTGGCCATGCCTGGATTCTCTTGCTGCCTGGGAGTGAGACACTGGTAGAAAGTGCTCAGATCTCCCTGGTAGGATAAGAGCAGGGGTCTCGAACAACTGTGTGCTTTGTGACAGCCACTGCCACATGCAAAATCTGAGCCCCCAAGGCAAGATTTCAGGTTCAGAGGGAATCGTCAGCCTTGTCTAGCTGAACGGAAACTGCTAAAATTCTCATTTTAGCCCACCAAAAACAATTATGCCCAACTTGGCCTGTTCATTAATCTCTGCTCGAGACAGGTttagggctgggatagcagcaaGTGCCCTAGGCCAGGACCGAGGTGCATGGCAGCTTTGGGAGGGCAGCACTTCAATGGTCAGGAtggaggtgcactggcagagctatgtGGGTGGAGCCtagggctggcagagcagagggcgCTGCAGATTACAGCTGTGTGGGAAGCTTGCATGTCCCCTCGCCAACCTCTGCCTGACTCTAGCCAGCACTAATGGTCCTTTTGTATGAGCATTAACTTCAGAGATAAGGTGAGCGAAGAAATGCCTTTTATTGGACactgcttctgttggtgaaagacaccaGCTTTCGAGCTCCACAGCACTCTTCTGCCTGcctgggaaaggtaatcagagggcatgtctacattacaaagttaaGTCGATGTAAGGGAGCTTACCTTGACCTAACTACGTAAGCAGTGCATACACATTACAGTTTTCCTCCTGCCACTGCAACTTGCCCACTAGGCCGACCTAGTAAAACCACCTCAGCGAGAGGCATAAGGCTTAGGTGGACGTAGCTCAGACAGCGGT
This genomic interval from Malaclemys terrapin pileata isolate rMalTer1 chromosome 9, rMalTer1.hap1, whole genome shotgun sequence contains the following:
- the GLOD5 gene encoding LOW QUALITY PROTEIN: glyoxalase domain-containing protein 5 (The sequence of the model RefSeq protein was modified relative to this genomic sequence to represent the inferred CDS: inserted 2 bases in 1 codon); translation: MAFWQEKREGPQPCLIHRLDHLVLTVKSIEDTVGFYSKVLGMEVVTFKSEDFRNCQPMARLTKCPVSDISQQQLCXRQVQKTLQQEIMEEPTSRAEGNRKALRFGNQKFNLHEAGKEFEPKARRPVPGSIDVCLITDTSLDQLVGHLKACGVTIEEGPVPRTGAIGPITSIYFRDPDENLIEVSNYSTDLAVDRVKH